The region TAAACAAAGCAGATCTTATGAAAATGCAAGCAACTCAGCCTAAACGGACGTTATTGACGGCGACATCTCTGGTGATCTTGTCGCCATGGTTGATGGCGGGCGAGAAGGACATTGTTCCGGTGCAAGGTCCCCTAAAGGCCGCCGAAACTTCGATGGACATTCCGTCCAGTTTTCACAAATATTACGGTCAGCGGGTGAACAGTTGGAAAGATTCCGAGCGCGCCATTGCGAAGGTGGATATGGATGCGGATATGAACATGGACGGCCATATCAGCAATACTGATCCCGCTGATGGTGGTGCATTTGAAGGGACGCCTCCTGGGCTGCAGGTCGGGGTTGGTGAAATGACCAAAACGGTCATTCGCGTGAGGCCTTATCGTGTGGATTTTGATGGTGAGGTGGTGATCGGACTTGAAGTGGCGGGGATCAACCGGAGTGATCGTTCGGGCCAGTTTGGTTCGTTTGATGAAGAGGTTTCTTCCACGGGTCGGATTCGTGTTTGGCGCGATTCTGGCCGCACGGAGCTGCTTCTTGATAGCGCGAATCCTGACAAGCGTTATGTAGAGTTCACGACGCAATACCGTGTCTATCCATACAATCTTCCCGATGCGATTCCACGGATTGTGTATGTTGAAGGAGTTAGTTCTTCGAAAAATCATATCGGCGACCTTCGGTTGTTGCTGACCTGTTCCCATCGTAAGATTGGTTCGTCGCCACAACAATTTGTGGAGTCGAGGAAGGTCTTGTTGAAGAGCTTCCGCACTTCGTTTGATCACATTCTGTTCACGGTGCTTCCGCAGGCTGCGCAGAAGGAATTCATCAACAACAACGCCGAAGGTGTTTGGCTGAATGTTGGTCCGTCCACCAAGTGATTTCCTGTCTCATTTTAGCTTTCTATTGAGTTCCTTCGAGAGGCGGTCAGCTAATCTGCTGACCGCCTTGGTTGGTGTTTAGCGAGGCCAAACTCAAACTTCTATTTCTCATGTCAGCATTTTCTCTTCACTTTAGGCTCGTCGGACAACTGTCTAACTTCCGTAGATGGTTTAGTATCTTGGGTTCTGTGGTTTTGCTTGGCTCGTGTGCATCAAAGGACGACGGGATTTTGCCGCCACCGATGCTTCCGGGCGGACCTTCGGCGTCGACGGTCAAGGTCATGCCAACCTTCAGAGTGGGAGACGGGCTGGAGTTGATGGTTGAAGAGGATACCTCTTTTAACGGGCAGTTTAGTGTGAGGCCTGAAGGCTATGTATTGATTCCCAAGTTGGGTCGGATTCCGGTGTTGGGTCTGACGAGGGATGGCGCGGAGCGCAAGATGCGGGAGTCTTTGCAGAGGTCGCAATTGACCAAGGCCACGGTTTTTGTGGAGTTGATTTCTTCCGGGCCCGATGCTCAGGCAGCGATGGCGCAGCAGCCGCGCATCAAGGTGTTCTTGACTGGCAAGGTGGGGAGTCCAGGGCAACATCAGATCCCGGTGGTTTCGGGTCGGAATCCGGGAGTTTATGAAGCGCTACTGATGGCTGGCGGGCCTTCGAATTTCGGGAATTTATCGAAAGTGGAGATCATGCGGCAGGATTCAGCGGGGTTGCGGCGCAAACAGGTGGTGGATGTCCGGGCCATTGAGCAGGGCAAGACGAGTGATGTGCCATTGGGAGATGGAGATATTATTAATGTTCCCCCCAAAGTATTCGGTTTCTAGCAACGATTTGCGGAGCTCTTGCGCAAGATATGCTTGGTTAATGAGGTTGTGGACATAAGGGGGTGGTGTTATTTGGATAAGGTGGTTTCTGAGCTGGTAGAGAACCTTTAATCCAATAATTCTGTATGCCACAAGCGAGAGTGTCCAAGAGGCTGGTTTCCGCCGGAGCCCATTTTTTAATGGATGCGCTGGCAGTTCACGTCGGACTCTTGTTTGGTTGTTTGGTTCGGTTTACCGATGACTTTTCGATCCAAACGCTTCTATATTTACCTGCCATAGGGCTGGCTTCCATTGTCCTTCCTTGTGTTCTGTATATCGGTGGTTTGTATACTGAGGAACCAGCGAAGATTGGCAAATGGATGAGGTTTCGGTGGCTCTTGTTTGCAATCTTGGCCGCGTTGTTGGTGATCTTTACAGTCGGTGCGGTTTCGTATGATTTGAGAATCGGGCGCGGGGTATTGTTGATGGGATTTCCGATCACTGTTGCGATCTGCTGTTTCCATCATGGAGTGGAACATGGACGTTCTAGACTTCCAGGTGAGAGTGCCGTTTGTCTGGTTGCTGACACAGATGACGAGTTGGCTGCGGAGATCCTTGCAAGACATAGTCGGCGCACCTTGATCAAAGGATTGATCTGTGTCGGCGGCTATCGTCCACAGCGTCAGTTACCGATATTGGGAACGCTCGAAGAGGGGCAACCAATTGATCTAAGCTCCAACTCGGTTATTCTGGTGAGGGACGGACACATGGTATTGCCGCAAGTTGCGAGCTTCTTGCGTCGGTGGAGATACGAGGGGATCGATGTGCTCTCGCTCGCTGATTTGTGTGAGGAGGTATTTCAAGCGGTTCCCTTGCAAATGGTGACGGAGAGCTGGCTTTTTAGAGCATCAACACAGTCTAACCTTTTTTATGTGAAGAGGTTGAAGCGTTTGTTTGATATCGCGGCATCGTTGGCTTTCATGGTCATGCTGTCGCCGTTTCTTTTCGTTGGAATGTTGCTGGTGAAGACCCAATCGAAGGGACCGGTGTTTTTTCGTCAAGAACGGTTGGGAAGGCTTGGTCGAAAATTTGAGGTGGTGAAATTGAGAACCATGCACGTCGATGCTGAAAAAGATGGACCTAAATGGTCGGTGGCCAACGACAAAAGAGTGTTTCCGGCAGGTAAGTGGTTGAGGAAGTTCCGAGTGGACGAGATTCCGCAGTTACTGAATGTATTACGCGGTGAGATGTCCTTTGTGGGACCAAGGCCGGAACGAGGGGTGTTTGTAAGCGAGTTGGAGCAAAAAATCCCTCACTACCGGGAGAGGTTGTTCATTCAGCCGGGGCTGACAGGGTGGGCCCAAGTTCGCTATCCTTACGGTTCATGTGCGGGTGATGCCTGGAGGAAGCTAGAATTTGATTTGTATTACATGAAGCACATGAGCCTCCTCCTAGATTTTTTCGTGTTGCTGGAGACTGTGCGCACCGTTTTAGTTGGGGGAGTGAAGTCGATGGGGGAACATGCGGTGCATGCAGATAGAGAGTGGAGCCTGTTAAGTCCTGGGTTGTTGGCGGAAGTGGAAGCAGGGGGGATTTCTGACCCTCTGCCGGGAACGACGGCGGTGAATGCGTGAGTGTGGCAGGAGTCAATCCAATTCGAAACCCTGCTCCGTGGAAGTCTTCCAATGGAACTGGAGTCGCGTCAATGAGATGGGTTTTCCTGTTTTGGTGCTGCTGTTTTTTGGGATTCGCGATTTTGCAGTCCAAACATGGAGCTTGGCAAAGCGACCTGGGAGGCGACCCCGATGAGGCGGCGCATGCGGTGACAAGTCTGATGGTGCGGGACTATGTGGTTCATTCCTTCGGGAGCCATCCGTTGGAGTTCGCCGACGCGTATTATGCTCGCTATCCAAAAGTGGCGTTGGGACATTACCCGCCGGGATATTATGCGCTGGTTGCCGTAGTCCTTACCCTGTTTTCATCGATCCAAACCTTGCTGGTGTTGCAGGCAGTTCTCGCAGCTTCTGTGGCGACCTTTTTAGTATGGTTTGGATCGAGGACAATGTCGGTCTGGTTGGGGTTGGTGGCGGGTGTAGCCTGGTGTATGACGATGCCGGTGTTGAAGTTGTCGATGCTGGTGATGGCCGATTTCTTTCTGGTGTTGATGTGCCTGGCGGCAACCGGGGCGTTTGCGCTCTTCATGAGAAAACCGAAGGCGGCTTGGGCACTGGCGTTTGGGGTTTTTGCTTCGATGGCGATTCTCATCAAAGGTTCGGGTTGGATGCTCGCACTCTTGCCTCCGATTGCGATTGGATTGGCGAAAGAATGGAGACTGTTGATCAAACCTTCGCTATGGCTGGCACCGTTGCCGGTGTTGCTGCTGGCGCTGCCTTGGCAGTGGTTTTCTTTCCGATTTACTGAGGAGGGAATGAGCGGATTGTCGCCCGCGGGCCATTTCATGGAGGCACTGCCATTTTACGGGAGGGCGTTTGTGGACAACTATGGGTGGCCGCTGGCGCTGGTGATGGTGATTGCTCTTGTTCAGTTGGTGTGGCGATGGGGGAGTGGCAGTAAAGTTGGTTTCGTGGAAGCTGCTTTGTGGGCTTTGCTCCTCTCTGGAGCGGTGATGATGATGTCGGTTCCAGCCGGGCTAAGTTCGCGATATTTTCTGCCGTTGAGTGCACCGATGATGTTGTTGGTGGTGCTAAGCATGAGCCGGTGGCTCGATTGGTTCAGCTGGCCGCCATTGGTAAAGGTGGGGGCCGTTGGGTTGGTGATGGGGATCTCGGTGGGGAGTCTGGTTTCGTTGCCCAAATTGGCCAAAGAAGTGAAAGGGTTTTCAAATGGGGTGTTGATGGTTCATGAGGAGGGGATAGCAGACCATGGCACCATGCTGATCTGCTCGGATGCAAGGGGTGAAGGGGCCATGGTGGCAGCAGCTGCTTTTGATGAAGGCATGCGAGGGCTGGAAGGGTTCAGAATGTTGAGGGCTTCGAAGGTGTTGGCGGAGATTGACTGGCTGGGGAGGGGAAATGAGGAGTTGTTTGCCAGTGACCAGGAGATGTTGAAATATTTGGAACAACAAAGGGTGGAGTGGGTGTTGGTCGACCAAAGTGTGGCGGAGGTGGATCGGCCCGCTTATTTTGGTCAGCTCACGGGTGCATTGAAGGCAGCGGATGGTGAGTGGAGCCAATGGCGCGAGGTGAAGGTGCAGCGGGCGGTCAATGATTTTGGATCGATGCAGATCTTCCGGCGGATTGGTCCACCGAAAAGAGTGGGGGATGGGGTCTAAGTATGAAACGCCCGAGGTTGCTGTTCATTTCCAATCTGTTCCCGGATGAAACAGAACGTTATCGCGGATTGGACAATGCCACGGTGTTGCACCGATTGTCCGATTCGTGGGAGATCAGAGTGCTTGCTTTGAGACCAACACTGAAAGCATGGTTGTCGTCAGGCAAGGAGTCGTGGAATCCACGGTCGGGTGACGAGATCTTCGCGCCGAACTTTGTGCCGGTCCGTTATGTGCCAAGGATTGGGGACTTGGTGAATCATCAGCTCATGGAGCGGGCATTGGAGAATGCGATGGAGGTGCAGCGGGGGAAGCAGGAGTTCGATGTGGTGATGGCGAGTTGGTTGTATCCGGATGGATGGGCGGCGGCGGCGCTGGCAAAAAAGCTGGGGTTGCCGTTGGTGCTGATCGCGCAGGGGTCGGATGTGCATCGCTATCTGAAAGTGGCCAGGCGACGAACTTTGATCTTGGAGGCGGTGGAACAAAGCGTGGCGGTGATCACCAGAAGCAAGTCACTGGCGCGATTGTTGGAAGCGGCGGGGGTGCCGAATGAAAAATTGAAGCCAGTGGCTAATGGAGTGGACAGCAAGGTGTTCCATCGAAATGGGCTCGGCGGTGAGCGTGAAAACCGAGGATTGGGAGGGGAAGCGAAGGTGGTTTTGTTTGTGGGGAATTTGTTGCCGGTCAAAAACCCAGGATTGTTGGTGAGGGCATTCGGGGAGGTGGTAAGGGCCAGGCCGGAATGGCGGATGCAATTGCTGATTGCGGGGAAAGGTCCAATGGAAAAAGAATTGAAGGAGTTGGTGGAGAAGTTGGGAATGGCGGGTCAGGTGACATTTCTAGGACCATTGCCGGCGGTGGAAATTGGAGAAAGAATGAGGGCGGCGGATTTGTTGTGTTTGAGCAGTCGGAACGAAGGGCTGCCCAATGTGGTATTGGAGTCAATGGCTTGTGGATTGCCGGTGTTGGCGACGGATGTGGGCGGGATACATGAAGTGGTGGATGAGCCGTGGAAGGGGCTGTTGACTCCAGAGGATGATGTGGAGGCGTTCGCACAGGCGATGGAAAAATTGTTGGAGACGCCATTGGACGGGAAGCGGATCGCGGAGTATGGCGGCACCCTGTCTTGGGAGAGAACTGCCGCGGTTTATCAGTCGGTTCTGGAAACAGCCGTGGAGAGTGATTCGGAAAAGAGTTTTCAGCTTAAATCATGACATTATGGATCTAACCTTTGTGTTTCCTTGTTTGAACGAAGAGCGCTCTTTAGGCGCGTGTATTGACCGTGTGCGCGGTTCGTTGGTGCGAGATCCAGAACTTCGGTTCGAGGTGGTGGTGGCGGACAATGGCAGCACGGATGACTCGAGGTTGATTGCTGAGAGGCATGGAGCCCGTGTGGTGCCGGTGCCGGAGCGCGGTTACGGAGCGGCTTTGAGCGGCGGGATCAACGGCGCGCAAGGCAGTTATGTGATGTTCGCGGATGCGGATGGCACCTATCTCTATGAGGACGCCTTGAGTCTCTACCAGGAAACGAGAAAGGCGAATGCGGACATGGGAATCGCTTCGCGGTTGAAAGGGCGCATTGAGAAGGACGCGATGCCGCCGTTGCATCGGTGGTTGGGAACGCCGGTGTTGACCTGGTTGATCAACCGTTTGTTTGGCGGGAAATTGAGCGACTGCAATTCGGGATTCCGTTGTATTCGACGTGAATCCTTCAACAAATGGAACATTCGGGCCACCGGGATGGAGTTTGCCTCAGAGCTGTTGATCAAGGCCCTGAAGAATGACGCGAAGAGTGT is a window of Phragmitibacter flavus DNA encoding:
- a CDS encoding ArnT family glycosyltransferase; translated protein: MQSKHGAWQSDLGGDPDEAAHAVTSLMVRDYVVHSFGSHPLEFADAYYARYPKVALGHYPPGYYALVAVVLTLFSSIQTLLVLQAVLAASVATFLVWFGSRTMSVWLGLVAGVAWCMTMPVLKLSMLVMADFFLVLMCLAATGAFALFMRKPKAAWALAFGVFASMAILIKGSGWMLALLPPIAIGLAKEWRLLIKPSLWLAPLPVLLLALPWQWFSFRFTEEGMSGLSPAGHFMEALPFYGRAFVDNYGWPLALVMVIALVQLVWRWGSGSKVGFVEAALWALLLSGAVMMMSVPAGLSSRYFLPLSAPMMLLVVLSMSRWLDWFSWPPLVKVGAVGLVMGISVGSLVSLPKLAKEVKGFSNGVLMVHEEGIADHGTMLICSDARGEGAMVAAAAFDEGMRGLEGFRMLRASKVLAEIDWLGRGNEELFASDQEMLKYLEQQRVEWVLVDQSVAEVDRPAYFGQLTGALKAADGEWSQWREVKVQRAVNDFGSMQIFRRIGPPKRVGDGV
- a CDS encoding polysaccharide biosynthesis/export family protein encodes the protein MPTFRVGDGLELMVEEDTSFNGQFSVRPEGYVLIPKLGRIPVLGLTRDGAERKMRESLQRSQLTKATVFVELISSGPDAQAAMAQQPRIKVFLTGKVGSPGQHQIPVVSGRNPGVYEALLMAGGPSNFGNLSKVEIMRQDSAGLRRKQVVDVRAIEQGKTSDVPLGDGDIINVPPKVFGF
- a CDS encoding glycosyltransferase translates to MKRPRLLFISNLFPDETERYRGLDNATVLHRLSDSWEIRVLALRPTLKAWLSSGKESWNPRSGDEIFAPNFVPVRYVPRIGDLVNHQLMERALENAMEVQRGKQEFDVVMASWLYPDGWAAAALAKKLGLPLVLIAQGSDVHRYLKVARRRTLILEAVEQSVAVITRSKSLARLLEAAGVPNEKLKPVANGVDSKVFHRNGLGGERENRGLGGEAKVVLFVGNLLPVKNPGLLVRAFGEVVRARPEWRMQLLIAGKGPMEKELKELVEKLGMAGQVTFLGPLPAVEIGERMRAADLLCLSSRNEGLPNVVLESMACGLPVLATDVGGIHEVVDEPWKGLLTPEDDVEAFAQAMEKLLETPLDGKRIAEYGGTLSWERTAAVYQSVLETAVESDSEKSFQLKS
- a CDS encoding exopolysaccharide biosynthesis polyprenyl glycosylphosphotransferase, whose amino-acid sequence is MPQARVSKRLVSAGAHFLMDALAVHVGLLFGCLVRFTDDFSIQTLLYLPAIGLASIVLPCVLYIGGLYTEEPAKIGKWMRFRWLLFAILAALLVIFTVGAVSYDLRIGRGVLLMGFPITVAICCFHHGVEHGRSRLPGESAVCLVADTDDELAAEILARHSRRTLIKGLICVGGYRPQRQLPILGTLEEGQPIDLSSNSVILVRDGHMVLPQVASFLRRWRYEGIDVLSLADLCEEVFQAVPLQMVTESWLFRASTQSNLFYVKRLKRLFDIAASLAFMVMLSPFLFVGMLLVKTQSKGPVFFRQERLGRLGRKFEVVKLRTMHVDAEKDGPKWSVANDKRVFPAGKWLRKFRVDEIPQLLNVLRGEMSFVGPRPERGVFVSELEQKIPHYRERLFIQPGLTGWAQVRYPYGSCAGDAWRKLEFDLYYMKHMSLLLDFFVLLETVRTVLVGGVKSMGEHAVHADREWSLLSPGLLAEVEAGGISDPLPGTTAVNA
- a CDS encoding glycosyltransferase family 2 protein — translated: MDLTFVFPCLNEERSLGACIDRVRGSLVRDPELRFEVVVADNGSTDDSRLIAERHGARVVPVPERGYGAALSGGINGAQGSYVMFADADGTYLYEDALSLYQETRKANADMGIASRLKGRIEKDAMPPLHRWLGTPVLTWLINRLFGGKLSDCNSGFRCIRRESFNKWNIRATGMEFASELLIKALKNDAKSVEIPSGLTPSPVERMPHLRTWRDGMRHLLFILSERPRLFEVAGLGLLIFATLLQAMAALLGPIGVGSIHIFDVHSQVLVMLGAMMGAQLYLFSCMLYLRSNDPPLGITRKLIEMEEGILFFLLLGLLLGIGAVVLWITMQWALNRFSGLHHANELIVWVHFLAVPALSAIGLLGLHVLRKAR